One Actinosynnema pretiosum DNA segment encodes these proteins:
- a CDS encoding endonuclease/exonuclease/phosphatase family protein, with the protein MRTTPLRAGLAAAAATVVSIASATPATAAPSQDALIAEVYGGGGNSGAVLTQDFVELANRASAPVAVDGWSVQYLPASASAASQWQVTPLAGSIAPNARYLVAQAKGAGGTTALPTPDATGTVAMAAGAGTVALVSGAQPLTCKTAADCAADPRVKDLVGYGATAVVREGSPTATLTSTTSAARPQLVDNDDNAADFTTGAPTPVNSRGEGAGQNPDPDPDPDPDPQPGDKRVRDIQGATRISPLLGQKVTGVPGVVTATRATGDRGYWIQDTQPDGDPRTSEGVFVYTGDAAPTVQPGDSVLVSGTIAEYRPGGAEASNSNQTLTEITAPTTSVLSGGNPLPAPEELAPPAGYLPTASGGSIEQLPLEPDRYALDYFESREGMLVEVVDARVTGPTNNFGETWITTRPQDNPTARGGTIYLGYDQPNPGRLKAKAGSATPPVSDVGDVWSGSTVGNLEYTNYGGYTLATKSVGAHAPGGTKPEVSDATGRHELSVATYNVENLAATNDQAKFDRLAAAVVANLRSPDVVVLEEIQDDNGTTNDGTVTAGATYQRFTDAIVAKGGPRYQWRQIDPVNNADGGAPGGNIRVGFLFNPGRVSFVDRAGGDATTPVSVVRSRGRAALSVSPGRIEPANEAWDASRKPLVGEFTFLGRTVFVVANHFNSKGGDQAMHGRYQEPVRSSEEQRLKQAALLKGFVDGVKAVDRGANVVLAGDLNDYQFSPVVRKLTEGGQVVDLMSTLPANERYSYVYEGNSQTLDHILLSSNVKRYRYDVVRINAEFADQASDHDPQVVKIRPSTGNQLLDHLVFGLEDLADLFHRP; encoded by the coding sequence TTGAGAACAACCCCGCTCCGCGCCGGTTTAGCCGCCGCAGCCGCCACGGTCGTGTCGATCGCGTCCGCGACACCCGCCACCGCGGCTCCCAGCCAGGACGCGCTCATCGCCGAGGTCTACGGCGGCGGCGGGAACTCCGGCGCGGTGCTGACCCAGGACTTCGTCGAGCTGGCCAACCGCGCCTCCGCGCCGGTCGCCGTCGACGGCTGGAGCGTGCAGTACCTCCCGGCCTCCGCCAGCGCCGCCAGCCAGTGGCAGGTCACCCCGCTCGCCGGCTCGATCGCGCCGAACGCCCGCTACCTCGTCGCCCAGGCCAAGGGCGCCGGCGGCACCACGGCGCTGCCCACCCCCGACGCCACCGGCACGGTCGCGATGGCGGCGGGCGCGGGCACGGTCGCGCTGGTCTCCGGCGCCCAGCCGCTGACCTGCAAGACCGCCGCCGACTGCGCCGCCGACCCCAGGGTCAAGGACCTCGTCGGCTACGGCGCCACCGCGGTCGTCCGCGAGGGCAGCCCCACGGCCACCCTCACCAGCACCACCTCCGCCGCCCGCCCGCAGCTGGTCGACAACGACGACAACGCGGCGGACTTCACCACCGGCGCCCCCACCCCGGTCAACTCCCGTGGCGAGGGCGCGGGCCAGAACCCGGACCCGGACCCCGATCCCGACCCGGACCCGCAGCCCGGTGACAAGCGCGTCCGCGACATCCAGGGCGCCACCCGGATCTCGCCGCTGCTGGGCCAGAAGGTCACCGGCGTCCCCGGCGTGGTCACCGCGACCCGCGCCACCGGCGACCGGGGCTACTGGATCCAGGACACCCAGCCCGACGGCGACCCCCGCACCAGCGAGGGCGTCTTCGTCTACACCGGCGACGCGGCCCCGACCGTGCAGCCCGGCGACTCCGTCCTGGTCAGCGGCACCATCGCCGAGTACCGCCCCGGCGGCGCCGAGGCGAGCAACTCCAACCAGACGCTCACCGAGATCACCGCCCCGACCACGTCGGTGCTCTCCGGCGGCAACCCGCTGCCCGCGCCGGAGGAGCTCGCGCCCCCGGCCGGCTACCTGCCGACCGCCTCGGGCGGCAGCATCGAGCAGCTCCCGCTGGAGCCCGACAGGTACGCCCTGGACTACTTCGAGTCCCGCGAGGGGATGCTCGTCGAGGTCGTCGACGCCCGCGTCACCGGCCCGACCAACAACTTCGGTGAGACCTGGATCACCACCCGGCCCCAGGACAACCCGACCGCCCGCGGCGGCACGATCTACCTCGGCTACGACCAGCCCAACCCCGGCCGCCTCAAGGCCAAGGCGGGCAGCGCGACCCCGCCGGTGAGCGACGTCGGCGACGTCTGGAGCGGCTCCACCGTCGGCAACCTGGAGTACACCAACTACGGCGGCTACACCCTGGCCACCAAGTCGGTGGGCGCGCACGCGCCGGGCGGCACGAAGCCCGAGGTGTCCGACGCGACCGGCAGGCACGAGCTGTCGGTGGCGACGTACAACGTCGAGAACCTGGCCGCCACCAACGACCAGGCCAAGTTCGACCGGCTCGCCGCCGCGGTCGTGGCGAACCTGCGCAGCCCGGACGTGGTGGTACTGGAGGAGATCCAGGACGACAACGGCACGACCAACGACGGCACGGTCACCGCGGGCGCGACCTACCAGCGGTTCACCGACGCGATCGTCGCCAAGGGCGGCCCGCGCTACCAGTGGCGGCAGATCGACCCGGTGAACAACGCCGACGGCGGCGCCCCCGGCGGCAACATCCGCGTCGGGTTCCTGTTCAACCCCGGCCGGGTGTCCTTCGTGGACCGCGCGGGCGGCGACGCCACCACGCCGGTCTCGGTGGTGAGGAGCAGGGGCCGCGCCGCGCTGTCGGTGTCGCCCGGCCGGATCGAGCCCGCGAACGAGGCGTGGGACGCGAGCCGCAAGCCGCTGGTCGGGGAGTTCACCTTCCTGGGCCGCACGGTGTTCGTGGTCGCCAACCACTTCAACTCCAAGGGCGGCGACCAGGCCATGCACGGCCGCTACCAGGAGCCGGTCCGCTCGTCCGAGGAGCAGCGCCTCAAGCAGGCGGCCCTGCTCAAGGGCTTCGTGGACGGGGTGAAGGCGGTCGACCGGGGCGCGAACGTGGTGCTCGCGGGCGACCTGAACGACTACCAGTTCTCCCCGGTGGTCAGGAAGCTCACCGAGGGCGGCCAGGTGGTCGACCTGATGTCCACGCTGCCCGCGAACGAGCGGTACAGCTACGTGTACGAGGGCAACTCGCAGACCCTCGACCACATCCTGCTCAGCTCCAACGTCAAGCGGTACCGGTACGACGTGGTGCGGATCAACGCCGAGTTCGCCGACCAGGCCAGCGACCACGACCCGCAGGTCGTGAAGATCAGGCCGAGCACCGGCAACCAGCTGCTCGACCACCTCGTGTTCGGGCTGGAGGACCTCGCGGACCTGTTCCACCGCCCCTGA
- a CDS encoding ABC transporter substrate-binding protein — MRLRPLVVLLALFATACGGSTGSGADTPSSASGDSAGVVTVDTRFGPVQVEGTPKRVVALGWSDAEAALALGVQPVGVSDWMAFGGKGVGPWAESLYTETPQILGTMELDYEAVAALQPDLILNTRSDNDQAKHDKLSQIAPTIGAPKDVVTYGTTWQQQIEMVGKALGKDAEAKKITADLDAKFAANKKFEGKTAVVGSYFDGKFGAYVSGDARVDFLKAIGFTPKAEVESLATGTFFVDVSAEQLNLFDADFTVIFPIGADTAPIKQHPVLSNIPSAKDGRMLVMEDKTLVSAFSSGSTLGVAHALDKAVPQFQEILKVG; from the coding sequence GTGCGGCTCCGCCCGCTCGTCGTCCTGCTCGCCCTGTTCGCCACCGCCTGCGGCGGTTCGACCGGCAGCGGAGCGGACACCCCGTCGTCGGCCTCCGGCGACTCCGCAGGCGTCGTCACGGTCGACACCAGGTTCGGCCCCGTCCAGGTCGAGGGCACCCCGAAGCGCGTCGTCGCGCTCGGCTGGTCCGACGCCGAGGCCGCCCTGGCGCTGGGCGTGCAACCGGTCGGCGTCAGCGACTGGATGGCCTTCGGCGGCAAGGGCGTCGGCCCGTGGGCTGAGAGCCTGTACACCGAGACGCCCCAGATCCTGGGCACGATGGAGCTGGACTACGAGGCCGTCGCGGCGCTCCAGCCGGACCTCATCCTCAACACCCGGTCCGACAACGACCAGGCCAAGCACGACAAGCTGTCCCAGATCGCGCCCACCATCGGCGCGCCCAAGGACGTCGTCACCTACGGCACCACCTGGCAGCAGCAGATCGAGATGGTCGGCAAGGCGCTGGGCAAGGACGCCGAGGCCAAGAAGATCACCGCGGACCTGGACGCCAAGTTCGCCGCGAACAAGAAGTTCGAGGGCAAGACCGCCGTCGTCGGCTCCTACTTCGACGGCAAGTTCGGCGCGTACGTCAGCGGCGACGCCAGGGTCGACTTCCTCAAGGCCATCGGCTTCACGCCCAAGGCCGAGGTCGAGTCCCTCGCCACCGGCACCTTCTTCGTCGACGTCTCCGCCGAGCAGCTCAACCTGTTCGACGCCGACTTCACCGTGATCTTCCCGATCGGCGCCGACACCGCCCCGATCAAGCAGCACCCCGTGCTGTCGAACATCCCCTCCGCCAAGGACGGCCGGATGCTGGTCATGGAGGACAAGACGCTGGTCAGCGCCTTCTCCAGTGGCTCCACCCTGGGCGTGGCCCACGCCCTGGACAAGGCCGTCCCGCAGTTCCAGGAGATCCTGAAGGTGGGTTGA
- a CDS encoding methyl-accepting chemotaxis protein produces MKRTRVTTLNLGLGHRLLALSIGTVIATAGVLVVVGAWQSDKFSTAAAGNVAELIQTDTDHVTSGVSTLTRTAGEAIQESVNSSMNVANAELAQRGGLRLDGSSTTSWKAVNQLTQEATDITLPRAEVSGTWLGQNRDQSTPTPLVDDIRSMVGATVTVFQKMDDKGDLLRVATNVPNKAGERAIGTYIPVTAQDGTPNAVAKAINSGTSYRGVAKVVDTWYIAAYDPIKNANGDVIGALYVGIPQDKAIAQLSQAISDTTVGANGRVTVYSTSAADKGRIIASTGGKDVGTTNADATDANGVKYVDEIVSKATSLGEGQVFNAVYQLPGLDGEPAAASPTNVVYYGPYQWAIAVSSYGPDSAGAIEEVEQGRSAMLWAFVVAAVLIAAAAALVSLIWARRMTSRLRGLTGALTALSERDLTVQAKVGGNDEIGEMGTALNTAVGELRELMSGISEASRRVEETSRNVSSTGAKLSDSASSAAEQTSNAAEAAAEVTRNVQTVAHSSTEMGSAIAEISRNTQAAAATAHDSVERTRQASDVIAELSAASAEITDVVRTISSIAEQTNLLALNATIEAARAGDAGKGFAVVAGEVKDLAQETARATEDVSRRVEAINSGTTRAIESIAAITTAIDSVNESQSAIAAAVEEQSATTDEVNRSISLASDHSSQIAVRLNQVSSTVESTRDAVRMSADAAEELSGTARQLTDLVGRFTL; encoded by the coding sequence ATGAAGCGCACACGTGTGACCACGCTCAACCTGGGGCTCGGTCACCGGTTGCTGGCGTTGAGCATCGGCACGGTCATCGCCACCGCCGGTGTTCTCGTGGTGGTCGGTGCCTGGCAGAGCGACAAGTTCAGCACCGCAGCTGCGGGCAACGTAGCCGAGCTGATCCAGACCGACACCGACCACGTCACCTCCGGGGTGAGCACCCTGACCCGCACCGCGGGCGAGGCCATCCAGGAGAGCGTCAACAGCAGCATGAACGTCGCGAACGCCGAGCTGGCGCAGCGCGGCGGTCTGCGCCTCGACGGCTCCTCCACCACCTCGTGGAAGGCCGTCAACCAGCTCACGCAGGAGGCCACCGACATCACCCTGCCCAGGGCCGAGGTCTCCGGGACCTGGCTGGGCCAGAACCGCGACCAGTCGACCCCGACGCCGCTGGTCGACGACATCCGCTCGATGGTCGGCGCGACCGTCACCGTCTTCCAGAAGATGGACGACAAGGGCGACCTGCTGCGCGTGGCCACCAACGTGCCGAACAAGGCGGGCGAGCGCGCCATCGGCACCTACATCCCCGTCACCGCGCAGGACGGGACGCCGAACGCGGTCGCCAAGGCGATCAACTCGGGCACCTCGTACCGGGGCGTGGCCAAGGTCGTCGACACCTGGTACATCGCGGCCTACGACCCGATCAAGAACGCGAACGGCGACGTCATCGGCGCGCTGTACGTGGGCATCCCGCAGGACAAGGCGATCGCCCAGCTGTCCCAGGCCATCTCGGACACCACCGTGGGCGCCAACGGCCGGGTGACCGTCTACAGCACCTCGGCCGCCGACAAGGGCCGGATCATCGCCTCCACCGGCGGCAAGGACGTCGGCACGACGAACGCGGACGCCACCGACGCGAACGGCGTCAAGTACGTGGACGAGATCGTCTCCAAGGCCACCTCGCTGGGCGAGGGCCAGGTCTTCAACGCGGTCTACCAGCTGCCCGGCCTCGACGGCGAGCCCGCCGCGGCCTCGCCGACCAACGTCGTCTACTACGGCCCGTACCAGTGGGCCATCGCGGTCTCCTCGTACGGCCCCGACTCGGCGGGCGCGATCGAGGAGGTCGAGCAGGGCCGCAGCGCGATGCTGTGGGCGTTCGTGGTCGCGGCCGTGCTGATCGCCGCCGCCGCCGCGCTGGTGTCGCTGATCTGGGCGCGCCGCATGACGTCCCGCCTGCGCGGCCTGACCGGCGCGCTGACCGCGCTGTCCGAGCGCGACCTGACCGTCCAGGCGAAGGTCGGCGGGAACGACGAGATCGGCGAGATGGGCACCGCGCTCAACACCGCCGTCGGCGAGCTGCGCGAGCTGATGTCCGGCATCTCCGAGGCGTCCAGGCGGGTCGAGGAGACCTCGCGGAACGTGTCGTCGACCGGCGCGAAGCTGTCCGACTCGGCGTCGAGCGCGGCGGAGCAGACCAGCAACGCCGCCGAGGCCGCCGCCGAGGTGACCAGGAACGTGCAGACCGTGGCGCACAGCTCGACCGAGATGGGCTCCGCGATCGCCGAGATCTCCCGCAACACCCAGGCCGCCGCGGCGACCGCGCACGACAGCGTCGAGCGCACCCGCCAGGCGTCGGACGTCATCGCCGAGCTGAGCGCGGCGAGCGCCGAGATCACCGACGTGGTGCGGACGATCAGCAGCATCGCCGAGCAGACCAACCTGCTGGCGCTGAACGCCACCATCGAGGCGGCGCGGGCCGGTGACGCGGGCAAGGGCTTCGCGGTCGTCGCGGGCGAGGTCAAGGACCTGGCGCAGGAGACCGCGCGGGCCACCGAGGACGTGTCGCGCCGGGTCGAGGCGATCAACTCGGGCACGACCAGGGCGATCGAGTCGATCGCGGCGATCACCACGGCGATCGACAGCGTGAACGAGTCGCAGTCGGCGATCGCGGCGGCGGTGGAGGAGCAGTCCGCCACCACCGACGAGGTCAACCGCAGCATCAGCCTGGCGTCGGACCACAGCTCGCAGATCGCGGTGCGGCTGAACCAGGTGAGCTCGACCGTCGAGAGCACCAGGGACGCCGTGCGGATGTCGGCGGACGCGGCCGAGGAGCTGAGCGGCACCGCCCGCCAGCTGACCGACCTGGTCGGGCGCTTCACGCTCTGA
- a CDS encoding tRNA adenosine deaminase-associated protein: protein MPEQEPPVHGFAVAVVREDNRWRCSTLDGDALSELDAAITQLRGLRSTGAVFGLLAVDDEFFIVLRPVPGGVSLLLSDAAAALDYDIAADVLDLLRVDPPDEEDEELWPEGDLAVLADLGMPEHELQVIVDEVDLYPDEQLQMIAQRIGFGEEFTRLLDTLQA from the coding sequence ATGCCTGAGCAGGAGCCGCCGGTGCACGGCTTCGCGGTCGCGGTCGTCCGGGAGGACAACCGCTGGCGGTGCAGCACCCTGGACGGCGACGCGCTGTCGGAGTTGGACGCGGCGATCACCCAGTTGCGGGGGCTGCGCTCCACGGGCGCGGTGTTCGGGCTGCTGGCGGTGGACGACGAGTTCTTCATCGTGCTGCGCCCGGTGCCGGGCGGGGTGTCGCTGCTGCTGTCCGACGCGGCGGCGGCCCTGGACTACGACATCGCCGCCGACGTGCTGGACCTGCTGCGCGTCGACCCTCCCGACGAGGAGGACGAGGAGCTGTGGCCCGAGGGCGACCTCGCGGTCCTGGCGGACCTGGGGATGCCGGAGCACGAGCTGCAGGTGATCGTCGACGAGGTCGACCTGTACCCGGACGAGCAGCTGCAGATGATCGCCCAGCGGATCGGCTTCGGCGAGGAGTTCACCCGCCTGCTGGACACCCTCCAGGCGTGA
- a CDS encoding M20 metallopeptidase family protein, producing the protein MSTPAPDPSQPAEDPRFTGLIEEARALQPRTVALRRQVHRHPEQGLDLPRTQAAVLHALEGLPLEITTGTTSSSVVAVLRGERPGPTVLLRGDMDALPVREETGLDYASEVPGAMHACGHDAHVAMLASAARLLSGRRDALAGQVLFMFQPGEEGHHGARFMLEEGLLDAAGARPVKALALHVSATVTSGVVLTRPGPMMASADTFRVLVRGRGGHGGMPHDALDPVPAAAAMVGALQTVVARRVSVHRPAVVTVGRIEAGTTNNVIPETALLEGTIRTLSEETRALVHRELVAVCEHVAAAHGCAAEVEVTPGYPVTVNDAEVAPQLLELVSAVLGPRWAAEAEDPLMGAEDFSYVLREVPGAMAFLGACPRGVDLARAEPNHSGRALFDEAALEHGVVVYSAFALDALR; encoded by the coding sequence ATGAGCACACCCGCGCCCGACCCGTCCCAGCCCGCCGAGGACCCGCGCTTCACCGGCCTGATCGAGGAGGCCCGCGCGCTCCAGCCGCGGACCGTGGCGCTGCGCAGGCAGGTGCACCGGCACCCCGAGCAGGGGCTGGACCTGCCGAGGACGCAGGCGGCGGTGCTGCACGCGCTGGAGGGCCTGCCGCTGGAGATCACCACCGGCACGACCTCGTCCTCGGTGGTGGCGGTGCTGCGCGGGGAGCGGCCGGGGCCGACGGTGCTGCTGCGCGGGGACATGGACGCGCTGCCCGTGCGGGAGGAGACCGGGCTGGACTACGCGTCGGAGGTGCCGGGCGCCATGCACGCGTGCGGGCACGACGCGCACGTGGCGATGCTCGCCTCGGCCGCCCGGCTGCTGTCGGGCAGGCGGGACGCGCTGGCGGGCCAGGTCCTGTTCATGTTCCAGCCCGGCGAGGAGGGCCACCACGGGGCCCGGTTCATGCTGGAGGAGGGCCTGCTCGACGCGGCGGGGGCGCGGCCGGTGAAGGCGCTGGCGCTGCACGTGTCGGCGACGGTCACCTCCGGCGTGGTGCTGACCCGGCCGGGGCCGATGATGGCGTCGGCGGACACCTTCCGGGTGCTCGTGCGCGGGCGCGGCGGGCACGGCGGGATGCCGCACGACGCGCTCGACCCGGTGCCCGCGGCGGCGGCGATGGTGGGCGCGCTCCAGACCGTGGTGGCCAGGCGGGTCAGCGTGCACCGGCCCGCGGTGGTGACGGTGGGCCGGATCGAGGCGGGCACCACGAACAACGTCATCCCGGAGACCGCCCTGCTGGAGGGCACGATCCGCACCCTGTCCGAGGAGACCCGCGCGCTGGTCCACCGGGAGCTGGTGGCGGTGTGCGAGCACGTCGCCGCCGCCCACGGCTGCGCCGCCGAGGTGGAGGTGACGCCCGGCTACCCGGTCACGGTCAACGACGCCGAGGTCGCGCCGCAGCTGCTGGAGCTGGTGTCGGCCGTGCTGGGCCCGCGCTGGGCCGCCGAGGCCGAGGACCCGCTGATGGGCGCCGAGGACTTCTCCTACGTGCTGCGCGAGGTGCCGGGCGCCATGGCGTTCCTGGGGGCCTGCCCGCGCGGGGTGGACCTGGCGCGCGCCGAGCCGAACCACTCGGGCCGGGCCCTGTTCGACGAGGCGGCGCTGGAGCACGGGGTGGTGGTCTACAGCGCGTTCGCGCTGGACGCCCTGCGGTGA
- a CDS encoding RidA family protein produces the protein MAITLVNPDGLPQVEVYRQVSIGTGSKLVFVAGQVARDGEGNRIGEGDLAAQAEQAYLNVGAALAAAGAALDDLAKLTIYVVDWRLDLMPVLMEGINRAFARLGGGSLAPVTLIGVAALAEPDLLIEIEATAVVE, from the coding sequence ATGGCGATCACGCTGGTGAACCCGGACGGGCTGCCGCAGGTCGAGGTCTACCGGCAGGTGTCGATCGGCACCGGGTCGAAGCTGGTGTTCGTCGCCGGGCAGGTGGCGCGCGACGGCGAGGGCAACCGGATCGGCGAGGGCGACCTGGCCGCGCAGGCCGAGCAGGCCTACCTCAACGTCGGCGCCGCGCTCGCCGCCGCGGGCGCGGCGCTGGACGACCTCGCCAAGCTGACGATCTACGTCGTCGACTGGCGGCTCGACCTGATGCCCGTGCTGATGGAGGGCATCAACCGGGCGTTCGCGCGGCTGGGCGGCGGTTCGCTCGCGCCCGTGACGCTGATCGGCGTCGCCGCGCTGGCCGAGCCGGACCTGCTGATCGAGATCGAGGCCACCGCCGTGGTCGAGTAG
- a CDS encoding methyl-accepting chemotaxis protein: MAVKGRALAGAPVGVKILSGVAVAVLGMVVITGVAVGQMTSLRDGQEQLNSEAVVPLAKFDEVRRAYLQTRVDALADEWVATTNGPEHEAFTKDIKAMDAALADLAKSAVTDVQRSSTAELQSAWSEYIKVVASDEFLQLARTGDRAGYVAARDSQVKPQAVRIQNALDALVQDMTTSTAAQLERASDNYTTGVWVLVGTLLAAIAVAVGLAVAATRAVTGPLRRLSEVCDALAEGDLTKRTGLTGADEVSRVGAALDGATAKTAEAIAVLSDSARSVVAATGKLTDTAGRISGSSADTASRADAATEAAEHVSDGVQAIATGAEEMSASIQEIARNASHAAQLGSHARSLTEQTGATMAQLGGSSAEIGNVIKVITSIAEQTNLLALNATIEAARAGDAGKGFAVVANEVKDLAQETARATEEISNRVEAIQADSSNAVTAIATIADVINELDGVQATIAAAVEEQAATTAEMSRSVADASGRTTEITGNITGVAGSAAATSDGARTTTETIGELVAVAGDLEAVVDRFRY, translated from the coding sequence ATGGCAGTCAAGGGAAGGGCGCTCGCCGGAGCCCCGGTCGGGGTCAAGATCCTCTCCGGTGTCGCGGTGGCCGTGCTGGGCATGGTCGTGATCACCGGCGTCGCGGTGGGGCAGATGACCTCGCTGCGCGACGGTCAGGAGCAGCTCAACAGCGAGGCCGTGGTGCCGCTGGCCAAGTTCGACGAGGTCAGGCGCGCGTACCTCCAGACCCGCGTCGACGCGCTGGCCGACGAGTGGGTCGCCACGACCAACGGCCCCGAGCACGAGGCGTTCACCAAGGACATCAAGGCGATGGACGCCGCGCTCGCCGACCTGGCCAAGAGCGCCGTCACCGACGTGCAGCGCTCGTCCACGGCCGAGCTCCAGTCCGCGTGGTCCGAGTACATCAAGGTGGTCGCCAGCGATGAGTTCCTGCAGCTGGCCCGCACCGGCGACCGCGCCGGGTACGTGGCGGCGCGCGACTCGCAGGTCAAGCCGCAGGCCGTGCGCATCCAGAACGCGCTCGACGCGCTGGTGCAGGACATGACGACGTCGACCGCCGCGCAGCTGGAGCGGGCGAGCGACAACTACACCACCGGCGTCTGGGTGCTGGTCGGCACGCTGCTGGCCGCCATCGCGGTGGCCGTGGGCCTGGCCGTCGCGGCGACCCGCGCCGTGACCGGTCCGCTGCGCAGGCTCAGCGAGGTGTGCGACGCGCTCGCCGAGGGCGACCTGACCAAGCGCACCGGCCTGACCGGCGCGGACGAGGTCAGCCGGGTCGGCGCCGCGCTCGACGGCGCGACCGCGAAGACCGCGGAGGCCATCGCGGTGCTGTCCGACAGCGCCCGCTCGGTGGTCGCGGCCACCGGCAAGCTCACCGACACCGCGGGCCGGATCTCCGGCTCGTCGGCGGACACCGCGAGCCGCGCCGACGCGGCGACCGAGGCCGCCGAGCACGTGTCGGACGGCGTGCAGGCCATCGCCACCGGCGCGGAGGAGATGTCCGCGTCCATCCAGGAGATCGCCCGCAACGCCAGCCACGCCGCCCAGCTGGGCAGCCACGCCCGCAGCCTGACCGAGCAGACCGGCGCGACCATGGCGCAGCTCGGCGGGTCGTCGGCGGAGATCGGCAACGTCATCAAGGTGATCACCTCGATCGCCGAGCAGACCAACCTGCTCGCCCTGAACGCCACGATCGAGGCCGCGCGCGCCGGTGACGCGGGCAAGGGCTTCGCGGTCGTCGCGAACGAGGTCAAGGACCTGGCGCAGGAGACCGCCCGCGCCACCGAGGAGATCAGCAACCGGGTCGAGGCCATCCAGGCCGACAGCTCGAACGCGGTGACCGCGATCGCCACGATCGCCGACGTGATCAACGAGCTGGACGGGGTGCAGGCCACCATCGCGGCGGCCGTCGAGGAGCAGGCGGCCACGACCGCCGAGATGAGCCGCAGCGTCGCCGACGCGTCGGGCCGCACCACCGAGATCACCGGCAACATCACCGGCGTCGCGGGCTCGGCCGCCGCGACCTCGGACGGGGCGCGCACGACCACCGAGACCATCGGCGAGCTGGTCGCCGTGGCGGGCGACCTGGAGGCCGTGGTGGACCGCTTCCGCTACTGA
- a CDS encoding nucleoside deaminase gives MVGAALEAAAGAGEDIPIGAAVFGPDGAELARACNARERLGDPTAHAEVLALRAAAAVFGDGWRLGGCTLAVTVEPCAMCAGALVLARVDRVVFGAWEPKTGAVGSLWDVVRDRRINHRAEVVGGVREAECAALVRDFFAGRDASERWPESG, from the coding sequence ATGGTCGGCGCCGCCCTCGAGGCGGCGGCGGGCGCGGGCGAGGACATCCCGATCGGCGCGGCGGTCTTCGGCCCGGACGGCGCGGAGCTGGCGCGGGCCTGCAACGCGCGCGAACGCCTCGGCGACCCGACCGCGCACGCCGAGGTCCTGGCCCTGCGCGCGGCGGCGGCGGTCTTCGGCGACGGCTGGCGGCTGGGCGGCTGCACCCTGGCGGTGACGGTCGAGCCGTGCGCGATGTGCGCGGGCGCCCTGGTGCTGGCGCGGGTGGACCGCGTGGTGTTCGGCGCGTGGGAGCCGAAGACGGGCGCGGTGGGCTCGCTGTGGGACGTGGTCCGCGACCGCAGGATCAACCACCGGGCCGAGGTGGTCGGCGGGGTGCGCGAGGCCGAGTGCGCGGCGCTGGTGCGGGACTTCTTCGCAGGTCGGGACGCGTCCGAGCGGTGGCCGGAGAGCGGCTGA
- a CDS encoding TetR/AcrR family transcriptional regulator, giving the protein MARQKDPAVRTLLVERAAHMLRVREPITLRSLVAGTGVSTMAVYTHFGNMDGMWMAVRQEGFTRLARRFAEVPVTTDPVADLTALVAAYLGNALEHPDLYRVMFDANFDLEDLKAADATLEHMVQAALRAQAAGRFRAEATPLDLATQSWAVGHGVVSLVANGPLPRETLAHCPLLLEALFARVGDEPGRCADSVARGWDPALAG; this is encoded by the coding sequence ATGGCGAGGCAGAAGGACCCGGCGGTCCGCACCCTCCTCGTGGAGCGCGCCGCGCACATGCTGCGCGTCCGCGAGCCGATCACGCTCCGCTCGCTCGTCGCGGGCACCGGGGTGTCCACGATGGCCGTCTACACCCACTTCGGGAACATGGACGGGATGTGGATGGCGGTGCGCCAGGAGGGCTTCACCCGGCTCGCCCGCAGGTTCGCCGAGGTCCCGGTGACCACCGACCCGGTCGCCGACCTGACCGCCCTCGTCGCCGCGTACCTCGGCAACGCGCTGGAGCACCCCGACCTGTACCGGGTCATGTTCGACGCGAACTTCGACCTGGAGGACCTGAAGGCCGCCGACGCCACGCTGGAGCACATGGTCCAGGCGGCCCTGCGCGCCCAGGCCGCGGGCCGCTTCCGCGCGGAGGCCACGCCGCTGGACCTGGCGACCCAGAGCTGGGCGGTCGGCCACGGCGTGGTGTCGCTGGTGGCGAACGGCCCGCTGCCCCGCGAGACCCTCGCGCACTGCCCGCTGCTGCTGGAGGCCCTGTTCGCGCGCGTCGGCGACGAGCCGGGCCGCTGCGCGGACTCGGTGGCGCGCGGCTGGGACCCGGCACTGGCCGGATAA